DNA from Daucus carota subsp. sativus chromosome 1, DH1 v3.0, whole genome shotgun sequence:
gatagtggagtaaaagtagtgtgaaaagggaaaaaaaatggataagtggtgggacccattgactatttttggtaagttttgaaatgtaaagaattgaatgggacaccccaaaaaggaaagtgtaaagaaatggttcGGACGAAGGGAGTATGATTTATGAATGAGACTATGAGGGAAACAACCAACAAAGTGCAAATGAATTTGCTTATGTAGTTTCCTACATAGAAGCACAAGATTTTGAAAGTAGTCTATACAAGTAtacaaaatattgaaatataaacAAAACTTATGATGCCAAGAGCATATACACAAGGGGTATTTATATTGGAATCATCAAAAGAAATGTGCACTCAACGATGGTGCGAAAGTGCATATGATAGACGACTTCAGCAACTTCTGAAGTTAGGACAGAAGTTGAAGAGAACGAGCTGGACTGTAGGGAAGCCATATCCAACACAATTACACAAATCTGTAGAACGAGTACAACTACTAAATATACTACAGATCGTAATTAGACCATCTTTCCCATCCATTCAGTAATTCAATTATCAAGAGGGTGAAAAGCACAGACCACACATTGAATTATCAAATttacaataataacaataaaatacaaattttactaGAATTCCAATAAAACAGTCGATTCAAAGCAAACCCAATTCATATAAATCGAAATCGAAACAGACTCCTCCCCACAAGTAAATACATGACAAAGAACCGGTAGATACAACATACAATacatattcatataaaaaaaacaaaattagggGTCTTTGGGCTCCAAATCTAGGAAAAATAGGGGAACTTAAGCAGCAACTGAAGTAAAATCAATGAATTAAAAGGCCAAAAATGAAGAAAACAAGGCAAATCTGAGCTGATAAAATGAGAAAAGTGAAAAGACCTAATCCTCGAAACATACCTTTCTTAGCGTACAGATATATACAAGCAATTGGGGGTGGGTTATTTAAGCTCCCACTCCTGCTGTTGATGTTTTCTTGGGCCTCGTTTTGTTGAAAAGAATTATAATAGTTACACAGTAATAAGAATTCATATAGAACTAGGTTACACGTTAACCCGTACGGTTAAAGTGGAGCTTTAAAAACGTTTCCTGTATTTAGTTAATCTGTATTTAGTTGCTCTCCTGATTAAAACTGAATATCTATGTGGAGATGCGCGCACCCACCCACACACATACACAAGgatttgaaattctgaatttggGTATACCTACTTTACGAATTATGGTTTTTGTTCAAGTTATTTATGAGCTGGATTTTGGATCTTAAGCTCTGTTATGTTGTGGTTTTTTTTGTGTTGCAGGAATGGATATGAATGAGAAAATAGAgatattgaaatcagaatttcaaaagCTGTCAAAGGATGGACAAGCTTGGGTGCAACATTTATCAGTGGAGATGAATAAACAAGAGTGGTTTCAGAAGTTGCCCCCTTTTATTCAAAACATACCTCCACTTCAACTCTATGTTGCACTTGTGGTCTTGTTCCTCACCATGTTTTTCTTCTTTATAGGTAACCTTATATTTTTTCTACTCATCTTTGTGTTTACACTTCTTTAAATATCATGTATATACAGTTGCAAACTACTTAGTGGTGATTTTTTGTAATCACCTATGATTTGTGCTACTGTGCCTGGTGACTTATAGCTGTTGTACAATGTAGTATTTCTGTGCAACATGACCCTATAatcctatatataaatatatgatggaTAATGAAATTAAATCATGATGCAGGACAAGGGGAAATTGGGGTTGAACAAAGGGGATTAATACCTATCTCTGCAGAGTCAGTGGAGTACTAGAGTCGCATAGAATCATAAGATTTATCcaataatataattcataagATTTATGCAGTAATATCAGTTTTCATATTCGTCTCTGTTCAATAATGAACGACTACATGAGTTTAAAATCTAAGTAGCAAAATTGTTACTTGGAAGCCAACTAGCCAAGTAATTTCGTAATGTAAAGAAGAGTGAATAATGTTATATATCTTCTGTTGAAGGAAACAAACCCTTAAATTATTCTACAACTATAATCAAGAATCTTCCTAATAAATATACTTAtacttaatataaataaactacctaatgaattataattttacttataaaactgaataataatgtataaaaaatataattaactttatTATTCCTTGTGCCGCATCAACTCTGCTTCTGGAACAGGTATACCTTGCTTGTGCTGAAATAGAATTATTGGAGCATTATTATATGCAACCCGGTACTTGCCCACATTATCACCTTATATTCCACTCTTCTGCCTCTCTCATAAAGCCCAATACTTTGATTGGACTTCTAATCATAAATTAggcataattttaatatttttgatcatTATATAAACCTTGCACAGTATATAATGTTTTCAAAACAGGTCAAGACTATGTTCATTATGTTAGTGAGCAGTGAGCTGTGAGCACAATGATACATTAGATAGGTGGGGGTAAGGCTGATGTTAAGCTCCACGGTTTCTTCTTAATTTGCGCTTGCTGATATGGTTAGAAAGGATTGTGCTTCTAATATGGAGCATAAGAAACTTGGTGGTATGTACTAGAAATAATGTAAAACAGCAAATgccaaaactaaaaattattcacTTCATTATGCACAGTCCATCTAAAATATCCTTGGCTATTAATATATAGTAACCTTAACTTTGGTCCTGATATTTGTTATACAGTAAATGTATAGCTTCTACTGGAAGGCATCCCGGTATGTTCAACTTGTTTAGGccattttttttctgttttttaatatctgGAGCAGATAGTGGTGGTTTGGTTTCGATGGGTGCAGAAGCTGAAGGTAGGGATAGGGGTCTGGGAAATGGGTGCTAGAGGGGCTAGTGGACCTGGCGAATCTACTTTCAGTATCTTGTCTTACAAAAAGATTACCATAACTCTTAACAATAAATTTGGATGATATTGCATCACGAATTTTTCTTGGCTTGTCATATAATGTTCTTTTACTTTGCAGTTCGGTTATTCAACCGCAAGACATCTAATACCATATTACTCACTGGGCTAAGTGGAAGTGGAAAAACTGTCCTATTCTATCAGGGAAGAACCTAGAGCTGAAGTTTTCACTGCTCTTGTTTCTGACCAGAATTTTAGtacaggtttttttttttattttcggtAATGCTCTTATATGACCCAACTTTAATCATATGCCAGCTTCGAGATGGTTCTGCTCATCAGGGTACTGTAACGTCAATGGAACCAAATGAGGGCAGCTTTGTGCTACACTCTGAGACCACTAAGGTAAACTGGTTTCCCTTTGGTATAGCGTTGAAACATATTTCAAGCATGTTCTGTCAGTAAATAATTCGAGGTCTGATTGTCAGTGAGTATAGTAGCTCGGTCTGTTGGTATGTACATCTCCAGCAGTGTCTGCATTAGCTTACGGGTGACATGTATTTTACGGTGCTCCCCTTTTTGTCATTTGCAGAAGGGCAAGGTAAAACCTGTACACTTAGTTGATGTTCCTGGACACTCTCGCCTTCAAACTAAACTTGATGACTTCTTGCCTCAAGCAGCTGGAGTAGTGTTTGTGGTGGATGCTGTAGAATTTGTACCTAAATCCCGTGCTGTGTCAGAGTATGTTTGTATAAAGTGTGGAAGTTTAAAAGTTTGGGTGAAAATTACACCTCTCTAAGTTTGTCTTTTGCAGGTACTTATATGACATTTTGACAAAAGCAAGTGTGGTCAAGAAAAATATACCAGTACTTATCTTATGTAACAAAGTGGACAAGGTCACCGCACATACCAAAGAGTTCATCAGAAAACAACTGGAAAAGGAAATGTATGCCCTTGCTTCTAAAgcattatcatgttttcatacTTTTCTTTCTGCTAGTTGACATGCCAACATTTCTCATAATTTGTGTTTAGTATGATACATGGGATGGGATGAAATCAAGTTGTTCTATTAACAGATACATAATATCTTCTTTCTTGTGTATATTGTGAACTTCATTTCTTTCAATTATAAGATTCTCGCACTGAAATCCTTCACAAATTTCGTCAGAAAATTTCTCACACTATGGCATATCTTGTTCTGAcatgtacatgttttttttaatgaaatatgttAGTTTGTATGAAATGATTAAATGAAAATGGGCAGGGAGATGCcagttatgtttttttttttccagtaaACAAAGACActcacaaatttcaatcatattatttgatttgaaatgtcTACACTAATCCCTTTTAGTTTTTCTTCTACTGTTTGATTAGTTGTTAGCACTATGCAAGTTTAGAAATGAATTGAAaagttatatttaattgttttgcAATGATCTGTCGTATtgtatatttaattcatatCCGGTCTGAATAATTGACTTTGCATGCAGTTTGATATATGATGTGCCTACAAATTGATATCAGATGTATCTTGCATTTTGTGGGACACATTCAATTGAATTCTGTTATTTCTTAGTGCTCTACTCTTCATTTCTAACAGTGACAAACTTCGAGCATCTCGAAATGTGGTGTCCGAAGCTGACGTCTCTAATGAGTTCACACTTGGTATACCTGGTGAGACATTTGCATTTTCTCACTGTCGTAACAAGGTGACTGTTGCTGAAGCTTCTGGCGGGACAGGAGAAATAACTCAATTGGAGCTTTTCATCCGAGAGCATGTAAAGCCTTGagaatttctttttaaattcatttagtTAATTAGGTTCCAACATTAAGGATTGCATCAGAACTGTTTAAACTGTGAAATCAATGGATGGAAGGTATCTTTTAGATTGAACCGCTTCTGCTTAGTTTTACACCCTTCAACTGAATTCGAACTTGCTGAGTAACATGAATATTACCGACATTAATTATCTTTGCATTCTGTTAATGCAAAAGTTTAAGGTTAAGGTACTGTTTGACATTGTTTACAGTATTTTGATTTTCGGagtattttgttaatattttgattttgaattgaaAATCCTTGCAAAACACTAATGATCTTGCAATTTAGGAGTAAAACGTTACATAAATTAACGTTTAAGACTTCTAACGCTTTATCATGCAACTCTTAGGATTTCTAAAAGTTAGATCGTGTAACGttaaaacaaaaaagaagaTAGAAGCAACACGATTTAGcgttttacatataaaaattataagtcgTGGCCATCTTCTTCGGCACCGGCATCGGTGTTTCGGGTCATTTTCTTACAAATTGTGATACTCGAGGCCAACACCCAAAAATTGCTCAAGGATTTAAAGTTGAGTCTAGACTAATGCCAGTACATTAACCAATCACATATCAACTAGTCTTATGTAGTACAGTTCATTTTACTAAATATCTAGGCTCTATTGCCCTCTTTTACAGAGGAAAATTTTCCTAACAGCTATAGGGGTAAATTGCCCCCTTCTACCCAAGTAAACATCTTCCTTGCAGTATAGAGGCTCAATCACAATTCACAAGTGAGATAATTTGTACAGTATACCTGCAAACAGCACAAATATAGATGTGAGACcatgatatatacatatattagcATCTCCAACAGTCTCTTAGTTGGCtcctaaacataatataaaaaatatggatCTTCGCAATTTAGTACAAAATTAAGAgtgtgaactccaacaatgctctCTATATTTATTCtccatttcatattttattcatagtGGGCTCCACTATGACAAAGATTTAAATAGAAAGAGAAGGAAAGTGAAATAAAAGAGAGGGAAAAGTGGGGATAATTGGAGGaaagaattttttattgttaaatataagTTAAGAGCCAAGTTGcggtgttcgcaaaaatctacactacacgcaagcgcacgtgatcacaagtaatatattaagttcgatcccacagagactggtgaattaagaatacgcacctatgcaacaatgtatgatcaattatcactgctaagacaattaacaaggattggtttcttttatactaataactaaaatttactaatcaatttcagaataggaaaacacatgggattctaacttcattatcgaattcatctagaattgaatttactgattaacatgcgactgttgatcctaatcagacaacacgaaagtaatacatgccaactctcgttgcacacatatcataccaatcaaaatccacaattaagatagaaatctcatggacaccaacaaagctcagaccctatatctctatagcggtagtgtaagcagagaggtttaataacaagtcatctatcgcgATTAcatagggtgataaaaatagttcaagtctaccacaaattatgtttcattcacataatcctatgtttacatggcatagttctaaattcaatcatccactctcgcttcagaaagaattaacaaacaacttagaagttagctacgctcctaagaagaataagcacggctcatgcaaagaaatcaacgtacgtcacaaaatcaagtaattaatattcgatactagattacatcgataaatccattagaatcccatgaaggcggttagttcataatcgaactaatcgacatcatgggttctagtgaaaacattataaagaaaagacaagaattgaatggaataaaaatgcttgaattaataataataaggatcacacgtcacagatttgatgttcacgatcttgctcgaaactgtcacttcctcgcaaagaacgatccaatacaactgataatgtgcttcgataaaaattaaaactatgattacgatattgttctctactaaaactacttctacgaggctagggttttacacacgagaaataaaaattgcattgactaagtcaaccgggcctcgaccgctgcgaaaatccactaaaaagctgtaaaaatcggcccggggagttctgctgggcgcggccgcgctaacttagcgcaggcgcgctagttggtgcagttagtagcgcgggcgcgctaccacttagcgcgggcgcgctagtgtctgcactggcagctccgtttcttcgtttctcgctcgttctcgcgtgcatgtccttcctcgcttctagtaccacttccgtaggtgatcacggttgcatttagcacatgcaacaagccctttaaacccctagatagctctagtggacgagtgtgctctcgtgagggtttgtagaagatgtacccacaaaatcccaagtcttgatgaatccacaattctctattcttgcaaataatgcaccaaaaccaacctaaaatgatagaaaatcacttcatcacctcaactcgtgacctgcacagaaaaacaataaaaacaaatcaaaagacactaaacacttaagtacaaccaaccaatttaagtggaaatgaaggcctataagtgtgtataaataccacttatcacacccccaaacttaaactgatgcttgtcctcaagcgtcaacgacactatacaataatacaatgcaatgcatgaatgcaactacgtgatgaatgagtgaactatgaagtaattgccttgccaatttttaatacctcagattgtgctaatgttctcgactttcatctctctcgctaccaagtcaattactcttctatttacaagtgtggagtgcccgtgtgtgcaagcatgctcttctattgagacaagacaaaaactactactcccacagaatcccaatcaagaatcgtaaaagtttaaaactaacaccccgtcactcaagtccaactaaagccaaggtcccaaagaatgtccacacccttctattttattcactatatatatatattttttttttctttttattggtgattaattgctcggtctagggtcagagcgcttcgcagtgtaaatgcgttacgaacaccataagacttcacacaccaattattcactctattctagtggtttatttaaccgtgcaatggtttagatccctaaagatttatgcactagtacccatgtagcgagcgttgggtcaacaatcccaaaccacgaagggctttaggttgttaggcacaaagtcccctcagacttaattactcgagtactaatgagctcaacctagttaattctaccacttatttttttttagtgaatttatttactactttattttttttttcttttttttagaaaggtatatctactcctcagttcccccaaacttaagatttacagacctaagctgaagggtgttcaattcaatcctagagttcatggaatttcgtctaaatcctatctcaagaacatatgtgaattacaatttccaacacaagcaatttccaagtactaacctagcattgcaattgaaactactaatcaagaactacgcacataactcatcataggcaattaacttggcttaacttcataattcatgcaaatgctcgtgatactaactacgacaattaccactaaacatgtaaaaataaagaaaatatgagaaaaatagaaagaaaacgtgagaaataatcaaagcaaaataaaaaaaaacgtgaactacatgaactaactaacacatgcaaataaaaaaaaactatctaataatatgctcttccttagattaccacccccaaacttaaaattttcaatgtccccattgaaagtgataaaaaggctagagcacccacttacctactcggagtccgagtcctccccctcctctgctggaggtgaatcaggtggaggatactgcatccctgctccgaataccggccactgaactgtgaccccctgtgcctgaaaagcactacctagagcctgtgtcaaatcaaaagcaaacctctggtggatgtcatgcatggtatccatccgtctcgctaggcggcgataatgagcatctcccatcggttcggagctcctctccgtctgtgaagtaccagctccagaagctctaggctgctccctcctcacaaactctggacgtccccctggcatctcatcatataagtacccgaggcctcgagggtggggaactcctccatcccactctgtcatccgactgatcgccgaatgatcaataggtgtccctggcaactgtaattgctcgttggatggccaacgaacaccgctcgatcgacagagcttcgtaacaattgtgccatatggaatggcaccagtggttcctcccttcaagaacctcagaatcccctgatgaataacatgtcccagatcaatatacttgcccgagacaatcccaaagagcagaatagctctctccactgtcacctcatgcccatgtgaaggtggcatgatgttagcacagatgaaggcgttccacgccttcgcataccggttcaacgcagCTGCaggaaacgaaacatgtgccggcaaaggaggtgcagtcatcttccaatgcgtgtccggtacacacatgtcatacaccaaccgctctaGATCAACCGGATCGTCATCAaaacggcgtttggcacgcccaatcctctcaaccacccaatcttcttcattacggcgcctggcacgccccccaataactcggcggatcgcatccgcactataatccacacggattccccgcaccaccgtgaatccatcgcgattctccttggcattagcataaaactctcgaataatagccaagggaaccgcctccggagcctcgcaaaaagactcccaaccccgctcttgaaccatgttcaaaagctcaccatcttccgccgtgggtaagaatcccctctccttgactaacgacttattcataagccgttgaaactcggttcgcgcaccatccgaggtgaactcaacctcacccatcgaggaagaatcgctagatgcgggggcttgggtgcttgttccttgtgatcttcgggctcttttgggtgccattggtagagatttagagttgaaagagatttgtgtgtagtgggtttgagagattggatgaaggttgtgtgtatggatgtgtatatgtaattagggtttagagaattataatgggatttggatatgggttttgtgtttatataaggattgtagagttgagttagggttttatgggatgtatttcgggctaggcatgcaaaattaggattgtgggctttttaaaacgaaaaaaaaataatttttgggtgAAAACTCGGCTgactcggcagtcagtagcgcggccgcgctaagtatagcgcgggcgcgctgtgcaacttagcgcgggcgcgctgacactagcgcgggcgcgctagtgtctgacaccggaggccgaattttttcgatttttgtgtttttgaggtttacaatggtacaatgtggttccaatgcgtgggttgcctcccacgaagcgcttgtttaacgtcgttagctcgacgtgaagtccagaattaatccgattccgattgaagaatcgtggtttgtacctcacgattcacatttccgccaaagtaaggcttcaacctttgaccattaaccttaaatgattccTCCGGTGATCttgcatagatttctactgcaccgtgggaaaataccgtcttgactgtaaatggccct
Protein-coding regions in this window:
- the LOC108202235 gene encoding uncharacterized protein LOC108202235; translation: MDMNEKIEILKSEFQKLSKDGQAWVQHLSVEMNKQEWFQKLPPFIQNIPPLQLYVALVVLFLTMFFFFIVRLFNRKTSNTILLTGLSGSGKTVLFYQLRDGSAHQGTVTSMEPNEGSFVLHSETTKKGKVKPVHLVDVPGHSRLQTKLDDFLPQAAGVVFVVDAVEFVPKSRAVSEYLYDILTKASVVKKNIPVLILCNKVDKVTAHTKEFIRKQLEKEIDKLRASRNVVSEADVSNEFTLGIPGETFAFSHCRNKVTVAEASGGTGEITQLELFIREHVKP